CCGCCGTAACGGGGGTCAACGGAGACACCGTGATGTTCGCCGATGGGGCGTCCATGAAGCCGCAATCCCTGATCCTCGCGACCGGGTACGAGCCGGCAGACGGATGGCTGCCCGATTCGGAGCCCCCCGGGCAGCCATTACACGTCAGTGCACGCATCCCCGGACTGTTCACTGTTGGCATGCCGCGATACTCCCGGGCGGACGCTGACACCCTCGCTGGGGCGAGCCGTGAAGCGGCGACCGTCGCCCGGCTAATCGTCGGACGGCCATAAAGGAGCACCATGACAGAAACAGGGCACAGTCACGGTATCGGTGACGCCACTCCCCGCAATCGCCTGGTCATCGCGTTCGCGATCACCTCCTCGGTCTTCATCATCGAAGTAGTCGGGGCAATCATCACAGGCAGCCTCGCACTGCTCGTTGATGCGGCGCACATGCTCACCGATGTCGTCGGGTTGGCGATGGCCGTCACCGCTGCGCATCTGATGAACCGTCCCCCGACTCCCAAGTACACCTTCGGTCTTCAACGCACTGAGGTGCTCGGTGCACTCGCTCAAGCAGCTCTGCTGCTCGGAGTGGGCATCTTCGCGCTCGTGGAAGGCGTACGTCGGCTGTTCGAGCCCCCGGAGATCGCTTCGGGAAGTCTGCTGTTCTTCGGCATCGTCGGTCTCGTCGCCAACATCGCCTCCATGCTCGTATTGTTCAGCGGCCGCGGGCGCAATCTCAACATGCGCGCCGCGTTCCTCGAGGTCGTCAACGATGCCCTCGGTTCCGTCGGCGTCATCGCCAGCGCCATCCTCATCGCCGTTTTCGGTTGGTATCAGGCGGACGCTGTCGCGGGCGTCTTAATCGCGCTACTCATCATTCCCCGCACCCTCATCCTGTTGCGAGCATCCGGCCGGGTCCTGTTGGAGTCCACACCTGCCGGTCTCGACCTCGAGGATGTTCGCCGCCACATCCTTGCCCTTCCGCACGTGGTCGCGGTGCACGACCTCCACGCGACCCAGGTCTCGACCGACCTCCCCACGCTCACCGCCCATGTTGTGGTCGATGACACCGTCACGATGGAAGCTTCCGCCGAACTGCTGGCATCACTTCAGCAATGCGTCAGCGAACATTTCGCCGTGAGCATCGAACACTCCACCTTCCAGATTGAACCCGAATCCCACCCCGGAGAGCACGACACCCATGCATAAACGCCTCTCGGCACGCACCACTGCCGTCCTCACCACCCTGTTGTTGTCGGCATCCGTCGTACTTGGGGCTGCATCTCCGGCCGCCGCTCATGACGACTTCGTTTCGTCGTACCCCACCGCCGACTCGACCATCAACGGATCCCCCGACGAGATCTCTCTGATGTTCACCGGAACCCTCACCGGTGGTGACGACGCAACGGTCGTCGAGGTTATCGATGAAAGCGGAGCAAACGTCGCCGTCGACCCGCCGACGGTGAGCGGTGACTCGATCACCCAACACCTCTCCCCGGACGCCGCAACCGGCATCTTCACCGTCCGCTGGAAGACCGTCTCCGCCGACGGACACCCGATCAGCGGAGAGTATGTCTACACCGTCACGCCCGCGATGGCCACGGAACCCAGCACTCCGACCACAAGCCCCACCCCTGAAACCTCCCCAACCGAGGAGCCGGAACCGGCCCGACCCGCGCAAACATACGGTGGCACGGCATCCGGCGGCGGCGCTTTCGAACTGCTGCCCCTGTTCTTCCTCTCGGGTCTAGCACTGATTCTGGGGATCGGCGTTGTGGGAGTGGTTATGGCCGGGCGCCAGCGTCACCAGCGCGACCGCGCACAGGCCGCCAAGGATGCCGCAGCTACGGAGAACGACGCCGATGCGTGATCGAGTCCGCCGGTCGGCCGTGATGCTCATCGTCGCCGCCATCGTCATCCTGATCGATCAAGGCACCAAGACTCTTGCTCTGAACACGTTGCGGCAAGATGCGCGTATACCGCTGATCGGTGACTGGCTCGGTCTTCAACTGGCCTTCAACCCCGGGGCGATCTTCTCGCTCGGGGAAGGTTCCACATGGGTCATCACCGTCATCGGGGTCGCTGTCACCGCGGTCCTCATCGGTGCCGCCATCCGAGCCCGGAACGTCTGGTCGGCGGTTGGTTTCGGTTTCATCGTGGGCGGTGCGATCGGAAACCTCATCGATCGCTTATTCTCGCCGCCCGCGTTCGGGATCGGGCACGTCACCGACTTCCTCGCCTACGGGAACCTGTTCATCGGCAACCTCGCCGATGTCGCTCTCGGCATCGGTGCCGTATTCCTCATCGTCGCGGGTCTGCGCACAAGCCGTCGCCGGCCAGACCCCGCGTCCCGCCCCGATCCCGTCGACCCTGTACCCGCCGAAGAAACGGTTCACCCATGAGTCCCAAAGAACGCGTCCCCTCCACTTACCAGCGGAATGCCCTGGCCCCCAGCCTCGTCGCCGCCGCGATCCTGTTCCTGGCCCCGGCGCTCTTCCAGGCGAACTGGGCACCGCTCGTCCTCTTCATCGCCTCGATTTTCGGGCTGATCGTCGGGTGGTTTGCGCTGCAGGCACGCCACTGGTGGTGGATCCCGGTTTTCCTCGCGATCGCCGTGCTCTGGAATCCGGTGATGCCGTTCCCCTTCTCCGGTGTCGTGTGGACCACAGCACAGCCCGTCGCGGCCGTGGTCTTCTTGGCAGCGGGTGCGACGATCAAGGTGATCCGGAAGTGAGCGGCGTGAGCTTCGCGTCACGACCATGCGTGTGAGCGGCGAGATCCCCAGCAGTCCCCCGTCTCTGCAGACATTCCTCGCACCGGCCGACATTCCGCTTCCGGTGCTACCCGTCGTCGCGGGGATTCTCGCTGCGCTGTATCTCGTCGGAGCGATCCGGTTGTGGACGCACGGGCGTCGGTGGCCCGTGTGGCGGACGGTCAGCTTCCTTCTTGGGTGCGTTCTCCTCGCGGCGGTCACCGGTCTGGGCGTTGAAACGTATGGCCAGGCGCTGGTGTCCGTTTTCATGTTCCAGCAGCTCACTCTGATGATGATGGTGCCGCCGCTACTGGTCCTCGGCTCACCCGGAACCCTTCTTCTGCGAGCAACGCCGCATCACGGAGCGGGACGGGTAGTCCTCACAGTGGCCCACGGTGCTCTTCGAAGCCCGGCCGCGAGATGGGCACTCAGCCCGTGGGCCACTGTCCCGCTGTACCTGTTCGCGTTCTACGGCATCTATCTTGCGGGTGCTGCCGATGTCATCCTCGCTCTCGCCGGGGGTCACGTCGCGCTCGAGGTCGGGTTCCTCCTCGCCGGCATGCTGTTCACCATCCCCATCTTGTCCTCCGATCCTCTGCCGGTCAGGTTGGGTCATGGTGCGCGTGCACTGGACGTGTTTGCTGAAGCCGCGCTGCACGCGTTCTTCGGGGTGTTCCTCATGATGGCCAGCACGATCCTGGTCGGCTCATTCGTCGCCCCCACAGAGGCGCTAGGCATCGATCCCCTCGCCGATCAGCAGCTAGCCGGCGCTCTGGCATGGTCCTACGGTGAAGCCCCGACCGTGCTGATGTTGATCTACGTGATGCATCGTTGGTTCCGCAGCGACACCGCTCGTGCTGCCGCGGACGACCGGTACGCCGACGTGCACGGGAATGCCGACCTCGACTCGTACAACGCCTACCTCAAAAAACTGAGCTCTCATGACCGTGACCGCTGACCCGTTGGTGAGACGCGTCCTCTCCGTTCGATCGAGGCGCGGCAATCCCAGAGAGCACAACGCGCGCCTGCCTGTTGCGGTGCCGTTTCCCGTAGCGATTGTCGCGTCCGCCATCGCGGGAGGAATGCTGGATCTCGCCTACCCCGCATACGGGTGGTGGCCTGCCACTTTCGTGAGCGTAACCATCGGGCTGTGGACGCTCCGCGGACGTTCTCTCCCCGGGGCGTTCCTGATCTCCCTCGTCTACGGCGCGACCTTCTACTTCACCCACTTGGTATGGGTGTCGCGGTTTCTGGGGCCCATCCCGTGGGTCGCGCTGGCTGGCTTGGAATCCGTGCTGTTCGGTGCCGGCGGCGTGCTGATCGCCCTTGCCTATCGTGTCGCCACTACCCGGGCGCGATACGGGTATCGCGCGATCACTCCCGTGCTGGTCGCCGGGGTGTGGGTGCTGCGAGAAACGCTGATGGGGAGTACGCCGTACACCGGTTTCCCGTGGGCGCGCGTCGGTTTCAGCCTCGCCGAGAGCCCGCTCGCGGAGGCCGCTTCATGGGTGGGGACCACCGGGCTGTCCTTCCTGACGGTTCTCGTCTGCGCGAGCGTCGTGGAGGCCCTCATCCTCCGCCGATGGGAGCCAGCAGCAGCAGCGGCGGTCATCGTCGTTGCCGCGATAGCCGTCCCTCTGTTCCCCACCGAGCAAGCGGGAATGATGCGCGTCGGATGGGTGCAGGGCAACGGGCCCAGCGGCTACTTCGACACCACGACAACAGGCGACATCATGCGCGCGCAGGAAGAAGCGACCGCTCCTCTTCTGGACCGTGAGATGGACCTTCTCGTCTGGCCAGAAGGCGCCGTCGACGCCGATCCCCTGCGCGATGTCGCCGTCGCAGGCCGCCTTGATCGACTCGTGCAGGGTGCCGGCGCTCCGGCACTGGTGAACGCGGCGACCACTCGTGGAGCCGACACGTTCAACACCACGATGCTGTGGACCAGCGCCGGGCCGCAGCAGCTCCACGACAAGGCCAACCCCGTCCCTTTCGGCGAATACGTCCCGGACCGTTGGTTTTACGAAGCGGTCGCCCCCGACCTCATCGGATTGATACAACGCGAGTACACGCCCGGCTCCAACACACCCCTCGTGCACGTTGGCGATGTGCCCATCGGTCTGGCGATTTGTTTCGACGTCATCTACGACGACGTCATCCACCAGAGCGTGGCCTCTGGCGCGCAGATGTTCGTGTTTCAGACCAACAATGCGGATTTCCGAGGCACCGACGAGAACCTCCAACAGCTGGCCATCGCCCGCATGCGCGCGCTCGAAACCGGGAGAACTGCGGTGAACGTCTCCACCACCGGGACCAGTCAAGTCATCGGCCGCGATGGAAAAGTGTTGGCTCAGGTTGCGGTGGACACGACCGCGGCGAAGATCACCGAGGTCCCCCTCCGCACCGGCACGACCCTCGCCGTCGTGCTGATGCCGTGGCTCGGCTGGACACTCAGTGTCGGAACCGTACTAGCGCTGCTCATCATGTCGGTCCGACAGCGGCGATCGCATGCTGACTCCCAAGAAGACGGATGGATGAAGTTGTGAAGCTCAAGATTCTGACCTCTGTCGCAGCACTGTGCGCACTGCTTGTGCTCAGCAGCTGCGCACCCACCGTTCACCTCGAGCCCGCAGCAAACGCGAATGACCCGCTGTGCGCAGAGGTCACCGTACGACTACCGGACTCGATTGGCGACCAGGCTCGCGTGTGGACGGACGCTCAGGCCACCGCAGGATGGGGCACCCCCAGCAGCGTGCTCCTCACCTGCGGGTTGGAGCCCCCGGCCCCCACCACGCTGCAATGTGTCAGCTTGGGGGGCGTCGACTGGATCGTCGACGAGGAGGAGACCCCAAATCTGCGGCTCACAACCTACGGCCGAGATCCAGCTGCCCAGGTGTACGTAGACACGACCACCCTGTCGGCAGATGCGGTTCTTGAATCTCTCGCCGGGGCGATCCAGCAGCTCCCCAAGACCGGTGAATGCACGGCACCTGTGACGGAAGACCCGGACGCTCCTGGCACTGTGACGGGAGATACCACTCCATGAATCCCGTTGTTCTCCGGATCGTTGGACCGACGATTCTCGTTGTCGCCGCACTCGTCGCTGTGGTGGTCGGGCTCGTGATCGGTGGAGGCGCTGCACCGAGACTCACCAGTGACCCTGGAGCGCTCGTGCGATGGGGACTCCCGGCCGCGAAGCTGTTTGTCAATCTTTCCGGTGCGGCGATGCTCGGGCCTCTGGTACTGGCGGTGTTTGCTCTCCCCTCGGGAGAGAAACCGTTCACCGTCGCGCTCGATATAGCCTCTGCCGGCGCCGCCATCCTCACCATCGCAAGCGGGGTGGTGGCTTTCCTCACCTTCCTGTCCTCATTCAATCCGCAAGTGAGCCTGGGCGCTGAGTTCGGTGCGCAGCTGGGCCGCTTCCTCCTCGACACCGAGCTGGGACGATCATGGCTTATTACCGCGATCCTCGCCTCGGTCGTGACAGTCCTCACATTCGCTGTGCGCAGCTATGGGGCGGTGATGATAACAACCGTGCTTGCGATCATCAGCCTGATACCCATGGCTACCCAAGGTCATTCAGGTGAGCTCGCCAACCACGATCCCGCGGTCATGTCCCTCGTCCTGCACGTCATTTCAGCAGCGATATGGCTCGGAGGTCTCATCCTGCTCGTCGTCGCGCGACCGATCAGCTCTCCGCGTGGACTCGAGAACCTGCTCCGCCGGTACTCGACGGTGGCGCTCATCGCGTTCATCGGCGTCGCCGTCTCGGGATACGCGCGGACGCTCACTGCCCTCGGCCGGTGGGAGGATTTGGCCTCACCATACGGCATCATCCTTCTCACAAAGATCGGCGCTCTTCTGATCATGGGCGTCCTGGGTGCCGCCTACCGCCGTCGACTCCTCGCGAAAGCCAGCGAGGGCCGTGGCGCCTTCTGGATGATCGTGAGCGTCGAACTCGGCTTCATGGGTATCGCGAGCGGTGCCGCCGCCGCCCTCGCCCGCACCGCCGCCCCCGCCGACACGATCACGCTGCCGCAGAACACCGCCGCGGAGATCCTCACCGACGCACCCGTCCCGATCGAACTCACGCTGCAGAGATGGTTCACGGCGTGGAGCCCCGACCTGCTCTGGGTGCTCGCTGCGGGTTTCGGAATCGTCTTCTACCTCGTCGGCGTCCGACGCGCACGGCGCCGCGGGTATCCGTGGCCAGCCAGGCGCACGATTAGCTGGATTGCGGGGATGGGGGTGCTTCTGTGGACGACCAGCGGACCGCTCGCAGCCTACGACGACTCGCTCATCAGTATGCGATTCCTCTCCTTCGCTCTCCTCAGCCTCGCAATCCCCTTGCTCCTTGTCTCAGCGGCGCCCGTCACCCTCGCAACCTTGATCATCCATCCACGGGACGATGGAAGCCGAGGACCGCGGGAATGGCTTCTCTGGGCCGCCCACAACCCGGTGGCACGGTTTGCTCTGCGCCCCGTCGTCGCCGCGTCCCTTTTCGCTACATCGCTGTGGTTCATCCACTACTCCGACCTGTTCCGCTGGTCGCTCTACGACCAGCTCGGAGCGGAATGGATGATCAGCCAGCTCCTCGTCACCGGGTGCCTCTTCGTACGATCGCTCTCCCTTCACGCGTCCACGACCCCCGAGGGGCGGTGGCGTCTGGCCTCACTCACTGCACTCACAGGCCTGGCCGCCTTCTTCGGCATCGCCACGATCACTCGCTCCGACCTCATCGTCGCGGAATGGTTTGGCGCCATGGGACGAACGTGGGGACCCACCCCTCTCCAGGACCAGACCCTCGCCGGAGCAGCCACCTTGACGATCGCGGGAACCCTCGCAATCCTCACGGTCTTCTCCGTCCTCCACACGAAACGCAACAACCGACCTACCGGTAGCACCCCCGTGCCCGCCGTACGAAAGGATCCACACCTGTGACCTCCGCCCACCGCACCCGCTGGCTCGCCAGCACACTTCTAGCCCTCATCACACTGGGAATCGTGGCCGCACCGGCCCCCGCAGCTCTCGCGCACGACAACCTCCTGGACACCGTGCCCGGGGCAGACGAAACCGTCACCCAACTTGACGACGTCGCTCTCACGTTCAGCGGGGAACTCATTGACTTCAGCCAGGCCAGCTTCGCCCAAGTGCAAGGACCCGACGGCCTCTTCTACGAATCCAGCTGCTCCACCATCGACCGCAATATCCTCACCACCCCGGTCGCACTCGGAGAACCGGGCGTCTACACCGTGCTGTGGAACGCCGTCTCCAGCGACGGTCACCCCATCTCGGAGAGCTTCACGTTCACGTACGCTCCCACCGGTGTCGAGCCAGGGCTGGGATGGGACAAACCAGCATGCGGGAACGAACAATCACGGATCCAACCCGCAAAGGCGTCGCCCTCCGCCGCGCCAACCACCGAACCTCCCGCAGCGGAAACCCCTGCCCCGGTGGCATCCGCAGGCGAGAACGAGGTGGCTTCGATCGCGATCCCGCTCATCATCGCCGTTGCTGTCATCGGTGCCGCAGTGATCACCGCCACCGTTGTCGTACGGCAAGTGAAGAAGAAAAAACACAGCAGGTTGAGCGCCGACGGCCACACGGACCCGAAAGAGTGAGCTTCGGGTCAGGACAGTCGAACTCAAGTTCGGTGCGTCAGATATGGGCCACAGATCAGAGATCACGGGCGAGTCGGCGCGACTTCCGCCCCCACGAACGGACGATAGACCAGACAGCGGGCAACGCGAGCATGACCAATCTGCGCGCCCCTGGCAGCAGAATCCACGAAGCCGAGCTCGAGGAGAGGGCACAGTGAACGAACGACGCGTCTCCGCGGCTGCTACGGAGGCGGCTGAAGAATGCGGGTGTGCACCCACGCCCGCCGAACGCGACTCATTCTGGAAGCTGAGTGTTACTCGACGTGGCGCTTTCGGACTCGGCGCCCTCGGCGTCGCTGCATTCGTTGCCTTCGGTATCGGCTCCGGCGTCTCAGCTGCGTACGCTGCGTCCTACCCGAGCTGGGACGATGTCCAACGCGCCAAGAACAACGAAGCTGCCAAGGCCACCGAGATCACCCGGATCGAAGGGCTGATCCAGTCCTTGACGCAGAAAGTCGCCGAGACCCAGGCGGCCGCTGACACAGCCTCCGACGAGTTCTACGCAGCACAACAGGAATACTTCGCTGCGATCACGGAAGCCGAGATCCTGCAGGCGCAGGCCGACGAACAATCAGCGATTGCCGAAACCTCTGCGCGAAGGGCCGGTCAAGTTGCGGCACAGCTGTACCGCAACGGTGGGGACGATTCAGCACTGCAACTGTTCTTCTCCGGTTCCGCGGCCAACGCCGATGAGCTCCTGTCCCGCCTGGGCACCATGGACAAACTGCTCGAGTACAACCGGTCGGTCTACGATGACGCAATCTCGGCGCGCAACACCGCCCAATCGCTGACCGATCAGGCGAAGGTCGCCCGCGACGAACGGGACCGGCTGCAGCAGGTCGCGGAGCAAAAGATGATTGCCGCACAAGAAGCGGCCGACGCCGCACAGGCCGCGCTCGACGAGCAAGCCGCGAACCTCGAGACGATGCAGGCGCAGCTCGCCGCGCTGAAAGACACCACCACGCAGACGGTCGCTGGCTACCAGGCGGGTGTAGCCGCACGCGAGGCCGAAGAGCGAGCCCGTCGCGAACGAGAGGCCGCCGAAGCGGCAGCCAACGGTGGCGGCAACGGTGGCGGCGGGGGCTCTGCCGGGAGCGGCGGTTGGGTTCGGCCCCACGGGGGCGGCCGAAGTTCAAGCTACGGCCCGCGGACCCCGATCTGCGGGTCGCAGGGCTGCTCCTCGAGCTACCACTACGGCGCGGACATGGCCAACGGCTGCGGAGCGGCGATCTACGCCGCCAACTCCGGAACAGTGGACTACGCCGGCGCCAACGGTAACTACGGCAATTACGTCCGCATCCAACATGGCGGGGGCGTCAGCACCGGGTACGCGCACATCAAACCCGGTGGCATCGTCGTCGGCCGGGGGCAGTGGGTCAATTCCGGCCAGGTCATCGCTTACGCGGGTGACACTGGACGCTCCTTTGGTTGCCATCTGCATTTCGAGGTCTACATCAATGGTGGTTACATCAACCCCGTCCGATTCATGGAAGACCGCGGCGTCTATATCTAAGGCTGCGACACGGGATCACGAAGCGCCGTCGACATGAGCAGTGGGGTAGAGAGGGCTGCTCCAGTCGTCACTCCCGACATCCTTGCTAGGGATCTCAGAGAGGGAGGATGACGCTGCCCATCACCGCCGTCAGCCGCGACATGATGTCGGTCCACAGCCCTGTCACCATCAGGAGGCCGAGGACGATCAGCAGGATGCCGCCGCAGACATTCAGCACCCGGATGTGACGACGGAGAAACTCGACCGTCTTCGCCGCCCAACCGAACCCGAACGCGACCAGCAGGAACGGGATGCCGAGGCCAAGCGAATACGCGAGGCCAAGGAAGCCGGCCCGGACAGGGTCGCCGGCGTTGAATGAAAGCGCGATGATCGCGGCCAATGTAGGTCCCATGCATGGCGCCCAGCCGATACCGAGTGCCACTCCGAGTAGCGGCGCCCCTACGATCCCGGCCCGTGAGCTGACGTGGAAGCGGACCTCCCTCTGGGCGAAACTGAATAACCCGAGGAAGACGAGCCCCATGAGGACGACGACGAGCCCGAGGATGCGTGTGACCAGGTCTCCCCAGTGTAGGAAGAACACGCCAGCCGTTCCGCCCAGCGCAGTGATGAGAACGAAGACGACGCTGAAGCCGAGGATGAACAGCAGCACGCCGAACACGAGTCGTCGGCGCTCAGGTGCGGCTGCGTTTGTCGCGTCACCTTTCGAGCTCGGTGAGACTGTCCCGCCGAGAAAGCCGAGGTAGCCGGGGACCAGCGGGAGCACGCAGGGCGACAGGAACGACACGAGACCGGCGAGCATCGCGATGGGGACTGCGAGCCAGAGCGCGCCGGACCCGATGATGGTGTCGGCGTTCATGGTGTCTCCGCCAGAGCGTCCTTGACGAGTGTCGAGAGGATCGAGGTGCCGTCGATGGGTCCGATGATGCGGGCGGCGACACGGCCCTGTTTGTCGAGCACGAGAGTCGTCGGTGTCGCCTGGATCGGCACGACTTCGGAGAAAGCGAGTTTCGCCTCGGCCGTGTTCACGTCGATCAGGCTCGGGTAGGTGATGCCGAACTCTTCAGAGAATGCTTGGGCAGTGTCGGCCTGGTCGCGGGTATTGATGCCGATGAAAGCTACATCCTCGCCGCCGTATTCCTGCCAGACGCTTTCGAGATCCTTCGCCTCGATGCGGCACGGCGCGCACCCCGCGTACCAGAAGTTCACCACCGTGACCTTGCCGGCGTTGTCCGCACCGTCGAAATCATCACCAGTTTCAGTGATGCCGCTGAAGGCGACCGGTTCGCTCCGCTCGGCGATCGGGATCTCGACGATCGCGCCGTCGGCGGCCACATACCCGGTGTTCTCACCCTTGAGGAAGGAATCGCTGACCGGATCCGGCGCACACCCGCTCAGACCGATGGCGAACACCGCAGCGAGCATGATTCCCGCCGCACCACGAACGGTACGAAAGCGGGGTCTTCGACGCATATTTCGAACCTTACACAGATCACCTATGCGTCACCTTTGCCGCGGACACTTCCCGACCGGGAATAGACTCGCATGCATTGTTTTATATACCCCTAGGGGGTATCTTTTTGGGAGTGAACGGCTACGAGAGCAACAAGGCTGATCTGCGTAAGCGGTTGAGCCGGGTAGAGGGTCAGGTGCGAGGTATCGCACGAATGGTTGATGAGGACAAGTACTGCATCGATATCTTGACGCAGGTGTCTGCGGCGACGAAGGCCCTCGAGACGGTGGCGTTGTCGCTACTCAGTGACCATCTCGCTCATTGTGTCGCTCAGGCAAGTGCTGAGG
The sequence above is a segment of the Microbacterium sp. Root553 genome. Coding sequences within it:
- a CDS encoding cation diffusion facilitator family transporter, which translates into the protein MTETGHSHGIGDATPRNRLVIAFAITSSVFIIEVVGAIITGSLALLVDAAHMLTDVVGLAMAVTAAHLMNRPPTPKYTFGLQRTEVLGALAQAALLLGVGIFALVEGVRRLFEPPEIASGSLLFFGIVGLVANIASMLVLFSGRGRNLNMRAAFLEVVNDALGSVGVIASAILIAVFGWYQADAVAGVLIALLIIPRTLILLRASGRVLLESTPAGLDLEDVRRHILALPHVVAVHDLHATQVSTDLPTLTAHVVVDDTVTMEASAELLASLQQCVSEHFAVSIEHSTFQIEPESHPGEHDTHA
- a CDS encoding DUF6804 family protein, with the translated sequence MSPKERVPSTYQRNALAPSLVAAAILFLAPALFQANWAPLVLFIASIFGLIVGWFALQARHWWWIPVFLAIAVLWNPVMPFPFSGVVWTTAQPVAAVVFLAAGATIKVIRK
- a CDS encoding DUF3515 family protein encodes the protein MDEVVKLKILTSVAALCALLVLSSCAPTVHLEPAANANDPLCAEVTVRLPDSIGDQARVWTDAQATAGWGTPSSVLLTCGLEPPAPTTLQCVSLGGVDWIVDEEETPNLRLTTYGRDPAAQVYVDTTTLSADAVLESLAGAIQQLPKTGECTAPVTEDPDAPGTVTGDTTP
- a CDS encoding cytochrome c oxidase assembly protein, which produces MHGTCDGRPGRSWHCDGRYHSMNPVVLRIVGPTILVVAALVAVVVGLVIGGGAAPRLTSDPGALVRWGLPAAKLFVNLSGAAMLGPLVLAVFALPSGEKPFTVALDIASAGAAILTIASGVVAFLTFLSSFNPQVSLGAEFGAQLGRFLLDTELGRSWLITAILASVVTVLTFAVRSYGAVMITTVLAIISLIPMATQGHSGELANHDPAVMSLVLHVISAAIWLGGLILLVVARPISSPRGLENLLRRYSTVALIAFIGVAVSGYARTLTALGRWEDLASPYGIILLTKIGALLIMGVLGAAYRRRLLAKASEGRGAFWMIVSVELGFMGIASGAAAALARTAAPADTITLPQNTAAEILTDAPVPIELTLQRWFTAWSPDLLWVLAAGFGIVFYLVGVRRARRRGYPWPARRTISWIAGMGVLLWTTSGPLAAYDDSLISMRFLSFALLSLAIPLLLVSAAPVTLATLIIHPRDDGSRGPREWLLWAAHNPVARFALRPVVAASLFATSLWFIHYSDLFRWSLYDQLGAEWMISQLLVTGCLFVRSLSLHASTTPEGRWRLASLTALTGLAAFFGIATITRSDLIVAEWFGAMGRTWGPTPLQDQTLAGAATLTIAGTLAILTVFSVLHTKRNNRPTGSTPVPAVRKDPHL
- the lnt gene encoding apolipoprotein N-acyltransferase; amino-acid sequence: MTVTADPLVRRVLSVRSRRGNPREHNARLPVAVPFPVAIVASAIAGGMLDLAYPAYGWWPATFVSVTIGLWTLRGRSLPGAFLISLVYGATFYFTHLVWVSRFLGPIPWVALAGLESVLFGAGGVLIALAYRVATTRARYGYRAITPVLVAGVWVLRETLMGSTPYTGFPWARVGFSLAESPLAEAASWVGTTGLSFLTVLVCASVVEALILRRWEPAAAAAVIVVAAIAVPLFPTEQAGMMRVGWVQGNGPSGYFDTTTTGDIMRAQEEATAPLLDREMDLLVWPEGAVDADPLRDVAVAGRLDRLVQGAGAPALVNAATTRGADTFNTTMLWTSAGPQQLHDKANPVPFGEYVPDRWFYEAVAPDLIGLIQREYTPGSNTPLVHVGDVPIGLAICFDVIYDDVIHQSVASGAQMFVFQTNNADFRGTDENLQQLAIARMRALETGRTAVNVSTTGTSQVIGRDGKVLAQVAVDTTAAKITEVPLRTGTTLAVVLMPWLGWTLSVGTVLALLIMSVRQRRSHADSQEDGWMKL
- a CDS encoding copper resistance CopC family protein, whose protein sequence is MNPNPTPESTTPMHKRLSARTTAVLTTLLLSASVVLGAASPAAAHDDFVSSYPTADSTINGSPDEISLMFTGTLTGGDDATVVEVIDESGANVAVDPPTVSGDSITQHLSPDAATGIFTVRWKTVSADGHPISGEYVYTVTPAMATEPSTPTTSPTPETSPTEEPEPARPAQTYGGTASGGGAFELLPLFFLSGLALILGIGVVGVVMAGRQRHQRDRAQAAKDAAATENDADA
- a CDS encoding M23 family metallopeptidase codes for the protein MNERRVSAAATEAAEECGCAPTPAERDSFWKLSVTRRGAFGLGALGVAAFVAFGIGSGVSAAYAASYPSWDDVQRAKNNEAAKATEITRIEGLIQSLTQKVAETQAAADTASDEFYAAQQEYFAAITEAEILQAQADEQSAIAETSARRAGQVAAQLYRNGGDDSALQLFFSGSAANADELLSRLGTMDKLLEYNRSVYDDAISARNTAQSLTDQAKVARDERDRLQQVAEQKMIAAQEAADAAQAALDEQAANLETMQAQLAALKDTTTQTVAGYQAGVAAREAEERARREREAAEAAANGGGNGGGGGSAGSGGWVRPHGGGRSSSYGPRTPICGSQGCSSSYHYGADMANGCGAAIYAANSGTVDYAGANGNYGNYVRIQHGGGVSTGYAHIKPGGIVVGRGQWVNSGQVIAYAGDTGRSFGCHLHFEVYINGGYINPVRFMEDRGVYI
- the lspA gene encoding signal peptidase II, producing MRDRVRRSAVMLIVAAIVILIDQGTKTLALNTLRQDARIPLIGDWLGLQLAFNPGAIFSLGEGSTWVITVIGVAVTAVLIGAAIRARNVWSAVGFGFIVGGAIGNLIDRLFSPPAFGIGHVTDFLAYGNLFIGNLADVALGIGAVFLIVAGLRTSRRRPDPASRPDPVDPVPAEETVHP
- a CDS encoding cytochrome c oxidase assembly protein — protein: MRVSGEIPSSPPSLQTFLAPADIPLPVLPVVAGILAALYLVGAIRLWTHGRRWPVWRTVSFLLGCVLLAAVTGLGVETYGQALVSVFMFQQLTLMMMVPPLLVLGSPGTLLLRATPHHGAGRVVLTVAHGALRSPAARWALSPWATVPLYLFAFYGIYLAGAADVILALAGGHVALEVGFLLAGMLFTIPILSSDPLPVRLGHGARALDVFAEAALHAFFGVFLMMASTILVGSFVAPTEALGIDPLADQQLAGALAWSYGEAPTVLMLIYVMHRWFRSDTARAAADDRYADVHGNADLDSYNAYLKKLSSHDRDR
- a CDS encoding copper resistance CopC family protein, with the protein product MTSAHRTRWLASTLLALITLGIVAAPAPAALAHDNLLDTVPGADETVTQLDDVALTFSGELIDFSQASFAQVQGPDGLFYESSCSTIDRNILTTPVALGEPGVYTVLWNAVSSDGHPISESFTFTYAPTGVEPGLGWDKPACGNEQSRIQPAKASPSAAPTTEPPAAETPAPVASAGENEVASIAIPLIIAVAVIGAAVITATVVVRQVKKKKHSRLSADGHTDPKE
- a CDS encoding cytochrome c biogenesis CcdA family protein, which produces MNADTIIGSGALWLAVPIAMLAGLVSFLSPCVLPLVPGYLGFLGGTVSPSSKGDATNAAAPERRRLVFGVLLFILGFSVVFVLITALGGTAGVFFLHWGDLVTRILGLVVVLMGLVFLGLFSFAQREVRFHVSSRAGIVGAPLLGVALGIGWAPCMGPTLAAIIALSFNAGDPVRAGFLGLAYSLGLGIPFLLVAFGFGWAAKTVEFLRRHIRVLNVCGGILLIVLGLLMVTGLWTDIMSRLTAVMGSVILPL